A region of Staphylococcus sp. IVB6181 DNA encodes the following proteins:
- a CDS encoding DUF4433 domain-containing protein, producing the protein MFESILKEREITRLCHFTKSKNLPFILGEGIDSDDGILANNFISDTSFLDKTDKDRYDKHEDYICTSVQYPNCYYFSSVLKRSINQIFNEWVILLIDPKVIDQTTKFCSVNAATKGGTLIEKGPEALEKMFDEVVVGKTDFYRPDSYPDNTPTNIQGEVLVYKKVAKEDIIGLVFPTDKIAENECLRLELCGVNIKDYDIVSSSDLFEKKEVVKLLKKGELPYEKVMKISNHG; encoded by the coding sequence ATGTTTGAATCAATTTTAAAAGAGCGTGAAATTACGAGATTATGTCACTTCACTAAATCTAAAAACTTACCTTTTATTTTAGGTGAAGGCATAGATAGTGACGATGGTATTCTAGCGAACAATTTTATATCTGATACTTCCTTTCTCGATAAAACAGATAAAGATAGATATGATAAGCATGAAGATTACATATGCACTTCTGTGCAGTATCCGAACTGCTATTATTTTTCATCAGTATTAAAGAGAAGTATTAATCAGATTTTTAATGAATGGGTTATTTTATTAATAGATCCAAAAGTTATTGATCAAACTACTAAATTTTGTTCGGTTAATGCTGCTACGAAAGGGGGAACATTAATAGAAAAGGGTCCTGAAGCATTAGAAAAAATGTTTGATGAAGTAGTAGTAGGAAAAACCGACTTTTATAGACCAGATAGTTATCCAGATAATACCCCGACTAATATACAAGGTGAAGTATTGGTATACAAAAAAGTAGCAAAAGAAGATATTATTGGACTTGTCTTTCCAACTGATAAAATTGCTGAGAATGAATGTTTACGGTTAGAACTTTGTGGTGTGAATATCAAAGATTATGATATTGTTTCGTCCAGCGATTTATTTGAAAAGAAAGAAGTGGTGAAATTATTAAAAAAAGGTGAGTTGCCTTATGAAAAGGTGATGAAAATAAGTAATCATGGCTGA
- a CDS encoding DUF6977 family protein, with the protein MADRYVYYIDNQSSKFMKENITFQWYPGFAKKQKQKSVVSLHEAFLSCFPTSNVLEVSSKSTNSVGVQASAFNLSIQTVKGHTFTVEQLFQSSKVYKKAGRHNYMLRDGYTSREMKLKLKQIDSNDVMISYHCFGRDFKLEPKTLFYNWLYVNALTQNEKLANEILKYDAFTDIEFNPKRSYNCQAEACSIYVSLVKRGLLNKALENLESFESVVYGKGE; encoded by the coding sequence ATGGCTGATAGATATGTATATTATATAGATAATCAAAGCTCGAAATTTATGAAAGAAAACATTACATTTCAATGGTATCCTGGATTTGCAAAAAAGCAAAAACAAAAGAGCGTGGTTAGTTTACACGAAGCATTTTTGTCATGTTTTCCTACCTCCAATGTACTTGAAGTATCGAGTAAATCTACAAATTCGGTGGGGGTTCAGGCAAGTGCATTCAATCTCAGTATTCAGACGGTAAAAGGACACACATTTACAGTTGAACAATTATTTCAATCTAGTAAAGTTTATAAAAAAGCAGGACGACACAACTATATGTTGAGAGACGGCTATACATCACGAGAGATGAAATTAAAATTAAAGCAAATAGACTCAAATGATGTAATGATTAGTTACCACTGCTTCGGAAGAGATTTCAAGTTGGAGCCCAAAACACTTTTCTATAATTGGTTATATGTTAATGCGTTAACTCAAAATGAAAAACTCGCTAATGAAATTCTAAAATATGATGCGTTTACTGATATAGAATTCAACCCTAAACGTTCCTATAATTGTCAGGCAGAAGCATGCTCTATTTATGTTTCACTTGTTAAAAGAGGTTTGTTAAATAAAGCATTAGAGAATTTGGAATCATTTGAAAGTGTTGTTTATGGTAAAGGTGAGTGA
- a CDS encoding UvrD-helicase domain-containing protein, translating to MSIPKLIGHQTEILYVPDNQNMVITGSAGCGKSLLAIYRIYWLSKKYPTESIVLLTFNRAVNDDMNRKLKYLAEQWGDGLPQNLTIMTYHKFMREVLQKLVANYSDRYYELNKYIGSKKLIPYNSNRNVQIKAALEKVKEKYSDEDESTFNRPLQTFIDEVIWLQQMSVDSYEMYEEMERIGRRGTRVERSKRKYFYEVYEAYLGIRQEENRYFDFEDIGSIICKIIEKLKDEPNIETLTSYKYILVDEFQDFTSDMLKTVNVLSDSTGAMVLLGDINQGVFGKRISYKSLGIDMRSYKKYQLNQNYRNSKPISEFALKLSQSKYFDKSNEFYAEAKLGVGEGPKPKIMKYDNESDELTMMYQFLSSNTIQQTDRSVCVILPTIKAQEFTGYMKHHGLNVVSVKDKNKFEISKLFYGTYREIKGLEFDIVIMPFLSESIFIESIMNDNKELEIDKDDWDLEDIDDEILEAYIAQYYVGVTRAKEKLVIIHSGNRTPLMPEDLFGEYVEE from the coding sequence GTGTCAATACCAAAGCTGATTGGACATCAAACTGAAATTCTATATGTGCCAGATAATCAAAACATGGTAATTACTGGTAGTGCTGGATGTGGTAAATCATTATTAGCTATTTATCGTATTTATTGGCTCTCTAAAAAGTATCCAACAGAAAGCATAGTATTGTTAACCTTTAATAGAGCAGTTAACGATGATATGAATCGTAAACTAAAATACTTAGCAGAGCAATGGGGAGATGGGTTACCTCAGAATTTGACAATAATGACCTATCATAAATTTATGAGAGAAGTATTACAGAAATTAGTTGCAAATTACTCTGACAGATACTATGAATTGAACAAATACATAGGTTCAAAAAAATTGATACCTTACAATAGTAATAGGAATGTACAAATTAAAGCAGCATTAGAAAAAGTTAAAGAAAAATATAGTGATGAAGATGAAAGTACGTTTAATCGCCCATTACAAACATTTATTGATGAAGTAATTTGGCTACAACAAATGTCAGTGGATTCATATGAGATGTATGAAGAAATGGAACGCATTGGCAGAAGAGGGACACGTGTAGAGCGGTCTAAACGCAAATATTTTTATGAAGTATATGAAGCGTATTTAGGGATAAGACAAGAGGAAAATCGTTATTTTGATTTTGAAGATATTGGATCGATAATTTGTAAAATTATTGAAAAGCTCAAAGATGAACCTAATATTGAAACACTTACGAGTTATAAGTATATATTAGTGGATGAGTTTCAAGATTTTACTTCGGATATGTTGAAAACAGTTAATGTATTAAGTGATAGCACAGGAGCAATGGTTCTATTGGGAGATATTAATCAAGGTGTATTCGGAAAAAGGATCTCTTATAAGTCTTTAGGTATAGATATGAGGAGTTATAAAAAGTATCAGCTCAATCAAAATTATCGAAATAGTAAGCCAATTAGTGAGTTTGCATTGAAACTATCTCAATCTAAGTATTTTGATAAAAGTAATGAGTTCTATGCAGAGGCTAAACTAGGGGTTGGAGAAGGACCTAAACCTAAAATTATGAAGTACGATAACGAAAGCGACGAACTAACAATGATGTATCAGTTTCTTTCAAGTAATACCATTCAGCAGACGGATAGAAGTGTTTGTGTCATTTTACCAACAATCAAAGCACAAGAATTTACAGGTTATATGAAACATCATGGGCTAAATGTAGTGAGTGTTAAAGATAAAAATAAATTTGAAATAAGTAAATTATTCTATGGAACATATCGAGAAATAAAAGGTCTGGAGTTTGATATTGTCATTATGCCATTTTTAAGCGAATCTATATTTATTGAAAGTATTATGAATGACAACAAAGAACTTGAAATTGATAAAGATGATTGGGACTTAGAAGATATAGACGATGAAATTTTAGAGGCATATATTGCTCAATATTATGTCGGTGTAACGCGTGCTAAGGAAAAGTTAGTGATTATTCATTCAGGAAATAGAACTCCACTTATGCCTGAAGATTTATTTGGTGAATATGTTGAAGAATAG
- a CDS encoding nuclease-related domain-containing protein, with translation MPMHNNSLESLQQQNTQLNKKVKTLEHLLQSSLNIGEQITSNHLQKLFLNLKEEKLIKNYAIYNNIIVENEEEIHQVDHFVICDHGFFAIETKHWKGDIYFNFHKDNLKDYNLDGLKKYLFTDNDDSYMTFILCNENNQFQFKKYGHPFQQVMKSTTFCQSVLKTDFIENIIYFNHRGEGELFVGNAYKYVETPSSEQELSTIIRKKIQRNKSRKNMDSATIMSHCETLNKFANNDATIINIH, from the coding sequence ATGCCTATGCACAACAATTCACTAGAATCACTCCAGCAGCAAAACACACAGCTAAATAAAAAGGTGAAAACACTTGAACACTTGTTACAGTCATCACTCAATATCGGAGAGCAAATAACAAGTAATCATCTGCAAAAGTTATTTCTCAATTTAAAAGAAGAAAAGCTTATAAAAAACTATGCAATATATAATAATATTATTGTTGAAAATGAAGAAGAAATTCATCAAGTAGATCACTTTGTCATCTGTGATCATGGTTTCTTTGCAATAGAAACCAAACATTGGAAAGGCGATATTTACTTTAACTTCCACAAAGATAATTTAAAAGACTATAATCTTGATGGTTTGAAAAAATACTTATTCACTGACAACGATGATAGTTATATGACCTTTATACTTTGTAATGAAAACAATCAATTTCAATTCAAAAAATATGGACATCCCTTCCAACAAGTAATGAAATCTACAACATTTTGCCAAAGTGTACTAAAAACTGACTTCATCGAAAACATTATTTATTTTAACCATAGGGGAGAAGGTGAACTATTCGTCGGCAATGCTTATAAGTATGTTGAAACACCTTCATCAGAACAAGAATTGAGCACGATAATCCGAAAGAAAATCCAAAGAAACAAGTCACGTAAAAATATGGACAGTGCCACAATTATGTCTCATTGTGAGACCTTGAATAAATTTGCTAATAACGATGCAACAATTATTAATATCCACTAA